The Drechmeria coniospora strain ARSEF 6962 chromosome 02, whole genome shotgun sequence genome has a segment encoding these proteins:
- a CDS encoding NUDIX family hydrolase — MPSSQIRSSSSSSSSSSSSPSSARSSSKADGGGNEGVPEPNPSSSVLLLSPTNEVLLLHRVKTSSAFASAHVFPGGNLDSFHDGEIPPPDAPERHRDGPAYRLAAVRECFEETGILLAKRDGRLMELPAEQRDDMRRRVHGNEVNFADWVKSLGGVPDTGTPFYLHALELSPLHGMTIVEHVWYGLIPFTRWITPVGVPKRFTTQMYVYLLPISRASVPSEMVIATPDNGVEHTAAVFAPPSTFLRRVADRSIILFPPQYYLLKLLGQFLTGPTASVEERSLHFTAQRKKLLSFLRRVPTAETELGRASPTSAIPWADKVICPAHTLVQDDGRVVLGLEKPGPELEGTQRGGDWEKVVLVRFGKGGPTNLEVRRRVDVLDHEKQASERSKL, encoded by the exons ATGCCTTCATCACAGAtccgctcctcctcctcctcttcctcatcatcatcttcctccccctcctcggcaAGATCTTCGAGCAAGGCCGACGGTGGAGGCAACGAAGGGGTGCCCGAGCCGAACCCAAGCTCTTCCGTGCTCCTCCTCTCGCCGACCAACGAGGTCCTGCTCCTGCACCGGGTCAAAACGTCGTCAGCCTTTGCCTCGGCCCACGTCTTCCCTGGTGGTAACCTGGACAGCTTCCACGACGGCGAAATTCCGCCACCGGATGCTCCCGAGAGGCATCGGGACGGACCGGCGTaccggctcgccgccgtgagGGAGTGCTTCGAGGAGACCGGAATCCTCCTCGCCAAGCGGGACGGCCGACTGATGGAGCTCCCGGCGGAGCAGAGGGATGACATGAGGAGGCGTGTCCACGGAAACGAGGTTAACTTTGCCGACTGGGTCAAGTCCCTGGGCGGCGTCCCCGATACAGGTACGCCGTTCTACCTACACGCTCTAGAGCTCTCGCCACTCCACGGCATGACCATCGTGGAGCATGTCTGGT ATGGCCTCATCCCCTTCACGAGATGGATCACGCCCGTCGGCGTGCCGAAGCGCTTCACGACACAAATGTACGTCTACCTTCTGCCGATATCGCGCGCGAGCGTGCCCTCGGAGATGGTCATTGCGACGCCCGATAACGGCGTCGAACACACagccgccgtcttcgccccgccgtcgacctttCTGCGCCGCGTCGCCGATCGGTCCATCATCCTCTTCCCGCCGCAGTACTACCTCCTGAAACTGCTCGGCCAATTCCTCACGGGCCCGACGGCATCGGTGGAGGAAAGGTCGCTGCACTTTACCGCCCAGCGCAAGAAGCTGCTCTCCTTCCTGCGGCGCGTGCCCACGGCAGAGACAGAGCTCGGCCGGGCGAGTCCGACGTCAGCCATCCCCTGGGCCGACAAGGTCATCTGCCCCGCCCACACGCTCGTtcaggacgacggccgcgtcgttCTTGGCCTGGAGAAGCCGGGACCCGAGCTCGAGGGGACCCAGAGGGGGGGCGACTGGGAAAAGGTTGTGCTCGTCCGCTTCGGCAAGGGTGGACCGACGAACCTCGAGGTTCGTCGGAGGGTTGATGTTTTGGACCACGAGAAGCAAGCAAGCGAGCGATCAAAGTTGTGA
- a CDS encoding photolyase codes for MPSKAKRRSTPPAEANGRPAKRVKARTGLRAPHPLAAEAETHGIVLRQFYPPEMSNDRARAYIKDEIPRPIEELVAALEDTAAERSNVDVKRAVVHWFKMDLRHTDNKALALASDKAKQGGVPLICLYILSPEDLEAHLRAPVRVDFTLRTLHVLKDDLAKLDIPLVVETVNRRNRIPDRVLELMEEWGAGHLYANMEYEVDELRREARMVRDLSENGKSFEVVHDSCVVPPGQLRSGSGKQYAVYTPWYRSWVAHVHGNLDLLELFERPTKNPTTARAKFKTLFECSIPEAPQSKQLSSDEKKRFHPLWPCGEHAAMKRLDAFCEERIGRYRDRRNIPADDGTSCLSVHLATGTISARACVRAARDRNKTKKLDGGVEGIQTWISEVAWRDFYKHVLVHWPFVWQPEYSNIAWSYDKDDFSRWCEGRTGFPIVDAAMRQLNHIGYMHNRCRMIVASFLAKDLLIDWRMGEKYFMEHLIDGDFASNNGGWGFAASVGVDPQPYFRIFNPLLQSEKFDPQGEYIRRWVPELKDLSDKEIHDPYGRGAKVKASKNGYPKPIVEHKKVREKALSAYKEGIANGM; via the exons ATGCCATCCAAGGCGAAGCGCCGTTCCAccccgccggccgaggcaaaCGGCCGTCCAGCCAAACGCGTCAAGGCGAGGACCGGCCTGCGTGCACCTCATCCCcttgctgccgaggccgaaaCGCACGGCATCGTCCTTCGCCAGTTCTACCCTCCTGAGATGAGCAACGACCGGGCCCGGGCCTACATCAAAGATGAGATTCCGCGCCccatcgaggagctcgtcgccgccctcgaggacacggcggccgaacgcagcaacgtcgacgtcaagCGCGCCGTCGTGCACTGGTTCAAGATGGACCTGCGCCATACTGACAACAaggcgctcgcgctcgcgagCGACAAGGCGAAGCAGGGAGGCGTGCCGCTCATATGCCTCTACATCCTCAGCCccgaggacctcgaggcTCACCTTCGGGCGCCCGTCCGCGTCGACTTCACCCTGCGCACCTTGCACGTTCTCAAGGACGACCTGGCCAAGCTGGACATTCCGCTCGTCGTGGAAACGGTGAACAGGCGAAACCGGATTCCGGATCGCGTCCTCGAGCTTATGGAGGAATGGGGTGCCGGCCATCTCTACGCGAACATGGAGTATGAGGTTGACGAGCTGCGTAGGGAGGCGCGCATGGTCCGCGACCTCTCGGAGAATGGCAAGTCGTTCGAGGTCGTCCACGACAGCTGCGTCGTGCCTCCGGGGCAGCTGCGGAGCGGCTCCGGGAAGCAGTACGCCGTCTACACGCCGTGGTACCGGTCCTGGGTCGCCCATGTTCACGGCAACCTCGACCTTCTTGAGCTGTTCGAGCGACCGACCAAaaacccgacgacggctcgggcCAAGTTCAAGACCCTCTTCGAGTGCTCCATCCCGGAAGCGCCCCAGAGCAAGCAGCTCAGCTCGGATGAAAAGAAAAGGTTCCATCCCCTCTGGCCGTGCGGAGAGCACGCGGCGATGAAACGGCTCGACGCCTTCTGCGAGGAGAGGATCGGCAGGTACAGAGACAGGCGAAACAtcccggccgacgacggcacgtcGTGCCTCTCGGTCCATCTAGCCACCGGCACCATCAGCGCCAGGGCCTGCGTCAGGGCGGCGCGGGATAGGAACAAGACCAAGAAGCTCGACGGAGGTGTCGAGGGCATCCAGACCTGGATCAGCGAGGTCGCGTGGCGCGACTTTTACAAgcacgtcctcgtccattGGCCATTTGTGTGGCAA CCCGAGTACTCCAACATTGCCTGGTCCTACGACAAGGACGATTTCAGCCGCTGGTGCGAAGGCCGAACCGGTTTCCCCATTGTCGACGCAGCCATGCGGCAGCTCAACCACATTGGCTACATGCACAACCGCTGCCGCATGATTGTTGCCTCATTCCTCGCCAAGGACCTCCTCATCGACTGGCGCATGGGCGAAAAGTACTTTATGGAGCacctcatcgacggcgacttTGCGAGCAACAACGGAGGATGGGGCTTCGCcgcgagcgtcggcgtcgacccgCAGCCGTACTTTCGCATCTTCAACCCGCTCCTGCAGAGCGAGAAGTTTGACCCCCAAGGCGAGTACATTCGACGATGGGTTCCCGAGCTCAAGGACTTGAGCGACAAGGAGATACACGATCCGTACGGTCGTGGtgccaaggtcaaggccaGCAAGAACGGGTATCCGAAACCGATCGTCGAGCACAAGAAGGTTCGGGAAAAGGCGCTGAGCGCATACAAGGAAGGAATCGCGAATGGAATGTAA